Below is a genomic region from Octopus bimaculoides isolate UCB-OBI-ISO-001 chromosome 29, ASM119413v2, whole genome shotgun sequence.
tcagtctggataagcttggattttcggaaaaagaaatcaaccaactggttcacacattacaaatagaatctgtaagtggaacagcaAAACTACGCAAATCTTTTCTCTAGCATAAAATGggacattatttttgttattcacattccaacaatggagcttcgtatttttgttagaaaccagctccttcttcaaaggaagaattgaaataattaaaaacagaaaagaatatatatacatacatatgtatctatatacgtacatatatatatatatatatccaaagttttaaatttaaaagagagttttgacgctaatatccattattattgaaatttattcctatcacaacatttctgtataaggctatatttgactgtcaaatttaagtcaaacatataatttgccttacacatcttcagggaaatacatttaagaacaaacaaacaaaaaaacaaaaaatcaagaaCAAGAGGTAAATACCAAAACATCTCTAGGTTCCGTCcatatttaaatttgttgttAAATGACTCGTTAAATAAGTTCCTTTTTAAAcaaaggagtctactttagacttttttgcggtgaaatctcttgctatattggtaacgattacatgtttttctatgaacaaatatatatatatattccaactttaccattgctctctttatccttttatatatttatacatacacacgctaatacacgacttataatccccaatcctgtacATACAGCTATTGGGGCATACCTAGCCGGTATAGaccacttactcggtattacctgtatctttggggtTTAGTTAAATTcgataccctcctcaaccttatatatatatatacatatgtgtatatgggaaagtattgtagtttgcttgaagcattgtgtattgtttgtaaaaagtaataaataataataatgtgttttgaaaggcacaacaatgcactataatactataatagctgatataatttaatcatccttggtctgatataatatttcggaatataaaaattccttcttcagacatctctaggaattgatcgagtcactaCTATAATCGATTTTCCAAAAATTAacctagggcagcactacctccctCAGGCACTTGCTATAggcttctgtgttgagtctgagaccacgtaggaagatgaatggaggcataacatcgccatcaccagtgatcactccaaacaccatgatgttgactggatgtttgagttTTAACACTCACAATACATGTTTTCGGGACATGGCAAAGCAGTGGTTGTTCTGTGTATTCACCATTTGATCCTGGAAGAAAATTTTCTTCCAGGATCAGATGGTGGACACACAGAACAAGCATGTTtggtcttcgaattagctttctcctttctggttttgagaggcctaatttctcaagattgaattttaggcagtgtgttacatatcccagggccccaataattacaggtataaacttgaacttgtaatttggatagagtaactgcagatttcttaatagttcaacatagttctatatttaagagatgaggaattatgtacattatttacatttggaatgagaacccaggttcgaaattttctcaagacacctgatgaaggctggagggtatatcagccgaaatgttgtgttaacaccaagcaagatgaggacaaatatctgtcaaatgtaaataatggagtTTTTTATGTTTGTCCATCTGCCATTGCTTAATAACCAGTATTGGTTTCTctacctccccataacttagcagttcagcaaaagaaactgagagaataagtaccaggctttgaaaaaattAAGCACTGGGCTCACTTTGTCACAGTGTCCATCTACAAGATTCACTAATTCACTCACNNNNNNNNNNNNNNNNNNNNNNNNNNNNNNNNNNNNNNNNNNNNNNNNNNNNNNNNNNNNNNNNNNNNNNNNNNNNNNNNNNNNNNNNNNNNNNNNNNNNNNNNNNNNNNNNNNNNNNNNNNNNNNNNNNNNNNNNNNNNNNNNNNNNNNNNNNNNNNNNNNNNNNNNNNNNNNNNNNNNNNNNNNNNNNNNNNNNNNNNNNNNNNNNNNNNNNNNNNNNNNNNNNNNNNNNNNNNNNNNNNNNNNNNNNNNNNNNNNNNNNNNNNNNNNNNNNNNNNNNNNNNNNNNNNNNNNNNNNNNNNNNNNNNNNNNNNNNNNNNNNNNNNNNNNNNNNNNNNNNNNNNNNNNNNNNNNNNNNNNNNNNNNNNNNNNNNNNNNNNNNNNNNNNNNNNNNNNNNNNNNNNNNNNNNNNNNNNNNNNNNNNNNNNNNNNNNNNNNNNNNNNNNNNNNNNNNNNNNNNNNNNNNNNNNNNNNNNNNNNNNNNNNNNNNNNNNNNNNNNNNNNNNNNNNNNNNNNNNNNNNNNNNNNNNNNNNNNNNNNNNNNNNNNNNNgtactggcaacggtcacgctcaaaatggtgtattttatgtgccacccacacaagagccagtccagaggcactggcaacgatctcgctcgaaaatcctatgaaggccaatcaggcggtactggcaacggtcacgctcaaaatggtgtattttatgtgccacccgcacaagagccagtccaggggcactggcaacgatcttgctcgaaaatcctacaggagaagacacttgcccaaagtgtcccgtagtgggactgaacctgagctCGCATGGTTGCAAAGCCagtttcctaaccacacagccattggcCGCCTCCTATATTGAATCTATCTCAATAGCAAATCACAAATCACTCGCAACTCAGAGATAACGTATCCGAGCAACAAACTAACATCAGACTACACGGCCAAAACTATTTCCTGATCAATGAAAGAAACCTGAAGACAAGCAGTCTGCAAAACCGAGAGAAGAAAGTCTGAGGCtaataaatacaacaacaacaacaacaaaaataaaaataaataaaatagaatcaaATCATaaaacatgcattcattcatctttctttctttattctttttcttcttccaattcttctttttcttcttccaattcttctttttcttcttccaattcttcttctttttcttctacctcttcttcttcctcatcgtttcttctccttcttcttcttcttccaattcttctttttcttcttcctcatcgtttcttctccttcttcttcttccaattcttctttttcttctacctcttcttcttcctcatcgtttctcctcctcctccttcttcttcttctttcccttcttcatttcctccttctcctccagcTCATTCACCATtgccatctttttcttcttcttcttcttccaatttttctcctcctccatcCCCTCCCATTCCTCATTTAAGCACAGTATCATTCCCATGATGCCCTGcttcaaccaaccaaccagcacCACCTCAACCCTCTCCACCACTACACATTTAAAACACATCACACTGCAGACAAAACCAATTAGGTTTTGAAACGACAATGATCAACAGAGATTATTTATTGTCCAAAGAAATAATACAAGAGGATGATGACTcctaaggaaatatgaaaatatcttttcATGAAAATTTAAAACTAGAACAACAGTGATGGGTGTGTTGTGCCTTGTGTTTTCCATACAAcaggttttaaaagaaaacttGTTTTCTTcccatatatgtttatgcatgtgcacacatatcactgtatattcatgtacatatatgtatatatttaggtatgtgtgtgtatatatatatatatatatatatatNNNNNNNNNNNNNNNNNNNNNNNNNNNNNNNNNNNNNNNNNNNNNNNNNNNNNNNNNNNNNNNNNNNNNNNNNNNNNNNNNNNNNNNNNNNNNNNNNNNNNNNNNNNNNNNNNNNNNNNNNNNNNNNNNNNNNNNNNNNNNNNNNNNNNNNNNNNNNNNNNNNNNNNNNNNNNNNNNNNNNNNNNNNNNNNNNNNNNNNNNNNNNNNNNNNNNNNNNNNNNNNNNNNNNNNNNNNNNNNNNNNNNNNNNNNNNNNNNNNNNNNNNNNNNNNNNNNNNNNNNNNNNNNNNNNNNNNNNNNNNNNNNNNNNNNNNNNNNNNNNNNNNNNNNNNNNNNNNNNNNNNNNNNNNNNNNNNNNNNNNNNNNNNNNNNNNNNNNNNNNNNNNNNNNNNNNNNNNNNNNNNNNNNNNNNNNNNNNNNNNNNNNNNNNNNNNNNNNNNNNNNNNNNNNNNNNNNNNNNNNNNNNNNNNNNNNNNNNNNNNNNNNNNNNNNNNNNNNNNNNNNNNNNNNNNNNNNNNNNNNNNNNNNNNNNNNNNNNNNNNNNNNNNNNNNNNNNNNNNNNNNNNNNNNNNNNNNNNNNNNNNNNNNNNNNNNNNNNNNNNNNNNNNNNNNNNNNNNNNNNNNNNNNNNNNNNNNNNNNNNNNNNNNNNNNNNNNNNNNNNNNNNNNNNNNNNNNNNNNNNNNNNNNNNNNNNNNNNNNNNNNNNNNNNNNNNNNNNNNNNNNNNNNNNNNNNNNNNNNNNNNNNNNNNNNNNNNNNNNNNNNNNNNNNNNNNNNNNNNNNNNNNNNNNNNNNNNNNNNNNNNNNNNNNNNNNNNNNNNNNNtgtttattgctcctgagcatctgccacatacaatatatataatatatatatatacacacgtatccatacatacatacatatacaaatatatatatatttgtatacgtgtatatgagtctatatgtatgtatacatgtgtgtgtgtgtgtgtgtatatatcatcaccatcatcaacataattTAACTTCCATTgtcccatgctggtatgagttggattggtttgaccagggctgttAACACCACtgttaacatcatcaccaccactaccatcaccagcaaCACCAGTATCACTTCCCATCACTCATCAacacaaaaaccaccaccactatcacattCACCACTATCAtaattaccactaccactaccatcttgACAACCACCACATCTACAGCACCCTCTACTATAACTCTAACACTAACATCTTGATTAATCCCCAAATGAAACTCAATCTGATGCCTCTACAAATCTTTTATTGCAGTGAAACCAGCCAGTTTTTCTGACCACCCCTCCAGAACTCCTTTTTCCTGGCATTGAAGCTACAGATTTTGGACGGACATAGTGAGCACATTTACAGTGGTAAGACTTGTTCTTCTTGCTGTCAAATACCCACTTTCTTCCAATCTAGAAAGGGGAAAATAAATCCCTTTTATCTCTGATACACAAATATGTTTGGATATATTAATCCCCATTTTGTGGATATAACGTCTTTGTTTACCAGATATACACAAACCAGCTTTTTCTTCCTCATACAAAATGCAGTTTTCATAATACTTGTTCTTCTTGCTATCAAATAAACTGTTTCCAATCCCACAAAACCTTGCTTCTGGAGTCAAAAATTTacccacttcttttttttttttttttagtctctgATACACAATTCTGCCTGGATATACAACTTCATCTTGTGgatatgctgtttttttttttttcctgctggaTTTACTCATCCTGTTTCTTCTGATAAATTGTATGGAAAGTATAACCCTGTCTTCCAGAGGacaaaataacattctttcatctggagaaaaaaaaaccccccaaaaaaacaaacatcttTTATACTCAACACCCAACATCTAATTTTTTTCTGGATATACCAACACATTTCATGGACATACTATCAtttgtaacaaatatataatttgttcTTCAAGCAGGATATGCAGACTAATGTGTTTGCAGAAAAACTAATACTGTTATGTAATATACCTCTCGCAGTTTCACATTTCCTTCACCCATACAAACATATCTTTCGTTCCAGGCATACAGTTCTGTTTAAATATACAACCTTTTGTATATCCTGAAGGAactgtcaaaatatatatatatatatatatatatatataagtcaaatcTGTTTTAATATTACCTTGTTTTGCCTGTGATCATCTGAGGTTAAACaaaacatcagcatcaacatcctacatacctacattaatataaaatttcatcatAATCTTTGAAACATTAACATTTGGGACACCATGAGAGACTTTTTCACCATATATTTCAAGTTGAATTCTTCAGATCTTTTAGAGAAATCAACCAGACAGCATCGGTTCCATTGTGGATCGAAATGACATTTAGTAAGAAACCCAACCAAACAAAAACACATCAATTTTAGATTTTGCTTTAGTTTAAACAAAGTCGAATTAACATTCCTCAGGATGCTGACTTTATTACCCATGATACTTGTGCCATTTTCACTGGCGAACACTTAAATGCAATCCATTTATAATTTTCAATCAATGTAAAGCAAGCATAGGGCAAAGAAATACCTTACCGACTTTGTCAGACGAGGCTGCTTTGACAGCCACATCCGTCTGAACATTTGGATCCATTGACGCGATGCACACtgaagtatacacacatgcgtcGTATTCGTATTACTCGGAACCTCAGTATGTTCTTGCTTTGAAGATCATTTCATTGGCTCTGATCATATTCACCGGTATTCTTGGCAACAGCATGGTTGTCTACACAATAATCAGAGACAAACGCTTACACCGGCCACCATTTTATTACCTGGTCAGTCTGGCCATGTCAGATTTAGCTCGATCAGTGTTTTGCCTGCCTTTTGTATTAACCACTGTAATCCAGggttatgtgtgggtgtatggcgAGAACGCATGTATCCTGGTTGGCTTCACAAACACTTTTTTTATCTACAGTTCTGCCGTAACCTTTCTCCTTATATCAGGTGACAGATATGTCGGTGTGGTACAGACTCGCTTTTATCGACGCAAATGTGGCGGCCTGCTGTCACTTGCGTTCATCGTGTTTGGATGGGGTGTAGCATTTTTAGTGTCTTTCCCACCTATCTTTGGGCTAGGTAGCTACACATTTGTGCCAAGTGAAGCTCagtgcacatattcacacacacactacaggtcAAATGATACGCTCGTCTTTTTATTAGTGTTTACATTCATAATGAGCCTGTCGCTGCTTCTTTATTACCGGATACTAATGTTTTTAAGAAACCATCGCAAAATGTACCCATTTTTCCATCAGCCAGCACGTAGTAACAACTGGACGTTTCTAGGACCCGGCGCCAATGGACAGGCTTTAGTGAACTGGTTAAATGGTTTTA
It encodes:
- the LOC106867476 gene encoding probable G protein-coupled receptor 85, whose protein sequence is MHTEVYTHASYSYYSEPQYVLALKIISLALIIFTGILGNSMVVYTIIRDKRLHRPPFYYLVSLAMSDLARSVFCLPFVLTTVIQGYVWVYGENACILVGFTNTFFIYSSAVTFLLISGDRYVGVVQTRFYRRKCGGLLSLAFIVFGWGVAFLVSFPPIFGLGSYTFVPSEAQCTYSHTHYRSNDTLVFLLVFTFIMSLSLLLYYRILMFLRNHRKMYPFFHQPARSNNWTFLGPGANGQALVNWLNGFTGFRQNPWLNPIAAGFQMPPRQLGRTVNLKVVKGEHLSRLFFTVTLVFDILWVPYLVLSYWQVFEVSHQLSSTFIGVAAWCSYLAVAVNPLVYLCCSGTLRRAFRPEIESYSKRGTLRE